GCCATTCCGGTCACCTATCTGCGCTTCGGCGGTGTCGAACTGCCCGACGTGGTCTACCTGGAGCACATCAGGAGCGCCAACTTCCTGGAGGACCGCGACGAGACGGAGGAGTACCGCGTGGTGCTCGACCGGCTCGCCGACGAGGCCCTCAACCCGCGCGAGTCCTTGGCGCTGCTGCGCGAGACGATGGAGCGGCGCTACAGCACGGCGGACTGACACGGCCGTCTCCGGCACCCACGCGACGGACGGCCGCCCCGGGCTTCCCGGGACACGGCCTCGCGGTGCTTCGGCGCGGAACGCCGAAGCACCCTCTCCGCGTCACCCGATGCGGCCGACCCCGCCGAACTCGATCCACTCCTGGGTGAGTTGCCGTGCCACCACGTCGGTGTCGGGACGCCAGGTGGACACCTCGACGAGCCCGGGGTCCAGGATCTCCAGGCCGGCGAAGTACTCCGCCACGTCCTTCTCCTGGCGCACCCGGCCCCAGTGGCCCTGCGTCGCCGTGTCCATGAAGTCGGTGACGAACGCGCGGACTTCGGGGTCCTCGCTGACCAGCTGGCACATCACCATGAAGCTGCCGGGGGCGAGCCGTTCGGAGACGCGGGCGATCACGGAGAGAGGCCCGTCCGTGTCACTGTCCGGGATGCAGTGGAACACCGAGTTGAACAGCACCGCGACGGGCTGCGAGAAGTCGATCAGCCGCTCGGTGTCGGGGTGCGTGAAGATCTGCTCGGTCTCGCGCAGGTCGGCGTGGATGACGGCGGTGCGGTCGTTCTGGTCCAGCAGGGCCCGGCCGTGCACGAGGACCATCGGGTCACTGTCGACGTAGACCACGCGGGACGTCTCGTCGATCTGCTGGGCGACCTGGTGCACGTTGTTCTGCGTGGGCAGGCCGGATCCGTGGTCCAGGAACTGCCGGATCCCGTAGCCCTCGGCGAGGGTCTTCACCACGCGCTGGAGGAAGCGCCGGTTGTTCAGTGCCAGCGCGCGCGTGCTCGGTACGACCTTGTCCAGCTCCTCGCACGCCGCCCGGTCCGCGGCGTAGTTGTCCTTGCCGCCGAGATAGTGGTCGTACATGCGCGCGGCCGTGGGCACGGTGGCATCGATCGCCGTGGACAGCTGCTGGTCAGGCTGCATCATTCCCCCAGATCAGTGCCGCGCCAAAGGACTGGCCCGACGGTCAATACATAGTAGATAAGCGGAAGTTGGCGTTACCAGTCCTTGGGCGGAGCAGGAGACGGAGGACGGGACCCCGGCCTCGCCCTCCAGCATCCCGCACTCCCCGCCGGACCGTCCCGGAAGCCGGAACATTCCGCGGCCGTCGGCCCTGCCTCCCGGCGAGGCGACACGGCCCGGCGCGAACCCTGCGGCCCGGACAACGC
The window above is part of the Streptomyces sp. NBC_01428 genome. Proteins encoded here:
- a CDS encoding SAM-dependent methyltransferase, which codes for MQPDQQLSTAIDATVPTAARMYDHYLGGKDNYAADRAACEELDKVVPSTRALALNNRRFLQRVVKTLAEGYGIRQFLDHGSGLPTQNNVHQVAQQIDETSRVVYVDSDPMVLVHGRALLDQNDRTAVIHADLRETEQIFTHPDTERLIDFSQPVAVLFNSVFHCIPDSDTDGPLSVIARVSERLAPGSFMVMCQLVSEDPEVRAFVTDFMDTATQGHWGRVRQEKDVAEYFAGLEILDPGLVEVSTWRPDTDVVARQLTQEWIEFGGVGRIG